CCGAAGTCCGAAGAATGGTTTACCAAAACTTCCTGCTTCGAGAGCAAGCAGGCCAAAGGTTTCTGGAAGAGATGAAGCGCTGACGACACACGAAGCGCTATGCATCAGCACCGCCATTTGCTCCCGTGTTTGCTTACCGAGATACGTCACCATCTCACTCGAACGTATGGCAAAACCATTCTCACACGTACCCGCGAGCACAAACGGAATACGTACCCGCTCACAGATATCAACAAGTATGTCGACTCCTTTTTCCTTGGAGAGACTGCCTCCATAAAGTGCGTATTCTCTAGGTATTTTAGCGAGAGATATTCTCTGTATCTCTTTCACTTCTTGTTTCATTACGAAATGCGGTATGATAGTGATCTTCTCGATCGACATACCCGCCTCCACCAAAATATTTTTCACATACTGACTCGGTACGATATAGGCATCGATATTTTTTTCATAGAAACCCATACTATCTTCCCAATATTTTTTGAGGACAAGAAGGAATCTTTTCCCAAAACTATACTTCTTCATAAAAAGAAATTTGTAATAGTGTTTCCCTACTTGAGGATAGTATGCGTCTTTATCCGGAGAGACGAGATTGTAGTCGTGTATGGTCATGATCATCGGTATTCCGAGCGATTTGATCGGTCCGAGTATTGAAGGCGATAACTGATGATAGATATTGTGGAGATGCACCACATCAGGTTTGAAATCATCGAGCAGTCGCTTCATTTTGCTTCGCGCTTCGAAAGACCAGAAGAGCCTCCCTATTCCGATCACTCTCTGAAGTAATGTCGAATCATATGTGTTGTATCCGACATAGTTCACTTGATACGGTGCGCTTTCGGGATCGCTCTCTTGTTTGTAATCGAGAGCGAGCGTCATAACTTCGTGCCCATTTCTTCGCAGAAGATCTCTGACATCGAGAAAATGCCGTTCCGCACCACGACGCATATACGCATATTTATTGACTTCGAGAATTTTCATAGAATTCTATAATGAAACAGCCTTGTTCTTTTTCACGAGAGTAAGCAATGTTTGTATGAGACCAAGCGTCAACCAAAAGAAAATGCTCGTGAGATTGGTTTCCAAATACGGTTGAGCGAGGAATACAACACCCTGATAACAGACAAGGGTGAGCAAAGCCATACG
This DNA window, taken from Candidatus Moraniibacteriota bacterium, encodes the following:
- a CDS encoding glycosyltransferase family 4 protein, yielding MKILEVNKYAYMRRGAERHFLDVRDLLRRNGHEVMTLALDYKQESDPESAPYQVNYVGYNTYDSTLLQRVIGIGRLFWSFEARSKMKRLLDDFKPDVVHLHNIYHQLSPSILGPIKSLGIPMIMTIHDYNLVSPDKDAYYPQVGKHYYKFLFMKKYSFGKRFLLVLKKYWEDSMGFYEKNIDAYIVPSQYVKNILVEAGMSIEKITIIPHFVMKQEVKEIQRISLAKIPREYALYGGSLSKEKGVDILVDICERVRIPFVLAGTCENGFAIRSSEMVTYLGKQTREQMAVLMHSASCVVSASSLPETFGLLALEAGSFGKPFFGLRAGALSEIIVNGVNGFLASDTNALARALGDFFARKQMFDGPAIQKQIEERFGEKSYLKHFEALLHSLKKEK